The DNA window TTAATATTAAGTATATTCCTGAGCGATTTATCAGCGCATGGGCTGGCAGGGTGATTGAATGTTTATGCGCTCTGGCATGGTCGTATCGACGCAGGTTTCGGCCCGGGGACGCGTTACAAATTTTAACGGATCCCGTCATGTGTGTACTTCCGACCGCGATCCGGACCCGAATCAATGGCAGATTTATGACGCAGAGCACAATTTTAGTGTGATCAAGATCACAAAAAGCTGCTTTACAGTGTTAAATGCGGATAGGGTCACAGCAAGGCATCCCCCGAAAAAGATGGCTTTAAAAATGCTGAAAAATTGAAATATTCCAGCTAAATATGCTGGCAGCAGAATAAAACAAATAAATGCGAAACATAAAGGAAACACAAATAACACATTAATTCCCTGTATGTTAAAAATTGGGAGATTGACGATTAGGAGTTGAAAATTCAGTATCTGGAACGCGCCAAAAAGCTCTATTCAAATAAGGCGCATTAAATATTCCAGGGAGAATGTAAATGTTTACAAAAAACAGAATCGCCCAATCTGTAAAGCTTGCGGTTATGGCTTCTTTGTCTGTGGGTGCCACAGCTGCCATGGCCGAAGAAGCGGCCGGCGCTAAAGTTGAACGTATCGCTGTAACCGGTTCACGTATCCAACGTCAGGATATGGAGACCGCCTCTCCAGTTACAGTGATCAGCGCCGAATCCATCCGCGCCGAAGGTTACACTTCTGTCGATCAAATGCTGCAAACCCAGACTTCCATGGCCGGTGCTGCCGTGGGTTCTACCACCAACAACGGCTCTGACGGTGTGGCCCAGGTGGATCTGCGCGGTATGGGTGCCCAGCGTACTCTGGTACTGCTGAACGGTCGCCGCATGGTGAACTCAGGTTCAGGTGCCGACAGTGCCGTGGATCTGAACTCCATCCCGGTTGCCATGATCGCCCGCGTTGAAATCCTCAAAGACGGCGCCTCAGCCGTGTATGGTTCTGACGCCATCGCCGGTGTGGTCAACATCATCACCAAGAAAGACTTCGACGGCTTCCAGTTCGATCTGAACGGCAGCGGCACCGACAAGGGTGACGGCGAAACAGGTGAGCTGAGCGCCCTGTACGGTTTCAACACCGAAAACGGTGGCAACTACACCTTCGGTGCTGCCTACTCCGAGCGCCGTGGTGTTATCCAGGCCGACCGCAGCTGGACCGAAGCCGGTTACAGCTCTTACATCCCAACCGGTACCCTGGGTGGTAAGGTTCGTGATGCAGATGGTAACTGGGTCAAGCGCACCACAGGTTATGATTTCACCCAGGACAGCTGGTATCAGACTCCAAGCAAGCGTTACAGCCTGTTTGCCAACATGGTGCAGGAACTGTCCGATGACTTGGTGCTGAACGGCGACGTGCTGTACACCAAGCGCAAGTCAGATCAACAAATGGCCCCTCAACCGGCTTCAGTAATGCTGGATGTTTGCGGTCAGGAAGGTGTTGATGCTGATCGTTGTGTGACCCTGGATCAGGCCATGCTCGATGGTGGCATTGCTGCCGACGAAACCGGCCGCGTTGAATACAAGCGTCGTACCAACGACGTGGGTCCACGTGTCTACAACCAGGATACTGACACACTGCGCGCCTCCGTGGCTCTGCAAGGTACCCTGGATGCCGGCACTGGCATGACCTGGGATCTGTCCTACACCTATGGCAAGAACAAGGCCGACACCTGGGTGGAAAACTCCATCAATGCCGTGAATACCGCCAATGCCGTGTATGCCAACCAGGATGCATTCTTCAGTGGCGCACCGCTGACCCAGGACATCATTAACCAAATCGGTTATCTGGAAGAAACCAACGGTGGCAACGAGCAAAATATTGTCTCGGGTGTACTGAGCGGTGAACTGTTCGATCTCGACGCCGGAGCCGTGGGCTTTGCCATCGGTGCCGAATACCGTCGTGACAGCGGCTATTACAACCCGGATCCCGTGATCGTGCGTGGTGAAGGTACCGCTGCCCAGCAGGACCCAACCAAGGGTGCTTACGACGTTATCTCCATCTACGAAGAAGTCAGTGTGCCTTTCAGCGACAAGCTGACCGGTGAATTTGCCCTGCGCTTCGATGATTACTCCACCTTCGGCAAGGCGACCACCTGGAAAGTGGGTCTGACCTATGTAGCCAACGACCAGCTGATGCTGCGTACCGTGGCGGCCACAGGTTTCCGCGCCCCTAACGTGTCAGAGCTGTTCGGTGGTAACACCCAGTCTTTCGATTACCTGGAAGATCCATGGGGCAACGAACAGGATGCACAGATCAAGGTGAACTACACCTCCGATGCCAACATTCAGCCTGAAGAGTCAGAGTCTTACACCGCAGGTCTGGTGTACTCTCCAGAGTTCATCGACGGTATGTCCATGACCCTGGACTACTGGCGCTTCAAGGTGAGCAACGCCATTACCCGTCTGGATGCCCAGCAAGGTCTGAACGACTGCCACGCCGGCGACGCAGCCGCCTGTGAACTGTTCATGATCACTGCCGACGGCAACCTGGAGAGCTTCACCAATCCGCTGACCAACGTGGGTACCCAGGACACCAGCGGTATCGACTTCAACCTGAGCTACAACTTTGAAGCCCTGGGTCTGGATTGGCACATCAACAACGATCTGACCTATCTGCTGAACTTTGAGCAGGATGGCAACGACTACACCAACACTATCGACGGCAACTTCGGCGGTTACGCCCGCGTTCGTAATAACCTGAGCCTGAAGGCCGGTGCCGAAGATTGGGATCTGATGTACTACAACCGTTTCATCGGTGAAATGGATTACCTGGGCGACGGTTCTGCCGTGGATTCAGTGCTGTACCACAACATAGTGGCCAGCTATCACCTGAACGACGGTCTGAGCATGTCTGTGGGCGTGAAGAACTTCACCGACGTTAAGCCTTCCTACGTTGAGAACGGCAGCGACGGCGGCACAGTACCAGAGGTTTACGACACTATCGGTCGTCAGATCTACGGTAGCGTAACTTACAAGTTCTAAGCTGGAACTTGCTACAGCCAGCCAATAAAAAAGCGCCCTCGGGCGCTTTTTTTATGCTTCCATGTCCAATGGGGATTAACGCTGCACGTAAAGAGTGCCTCGGCAGCGGGGATGTATTCTATGGTTATGTATCGCTTTCATCAACTTCGGCTTCCACTTCAGTTTTTACTGCTCTACGAAATACCGATAACACCTTTGCGATCCCGAAAAGCAGTACTGCCGGACCGATACCAAAGCCGGCATAGAAGGAGCCATTAAATTCTGGCTGTCTTTCAATTAATAGGTTGTACAGAACCCAGACGATTCCAGCACCACCACAAATTATCCCAAGCAAACCAAACACCAAGACCGGCCCGCTGGCGATCAAGCGAACCGCGACTCTGGCGGCCTTTTTTCCTCCGGGGTCCACATCCAGTGCATGCAATGCATCGGCGCTCATCAGCACGAGCAACGGCAGTAACACGACGAATTCGAGAAATAAAAAGTAGCCAACATAGCTATTGGCCAGGCGTCCAATCACAGGAATGAGAATAAGCACAGCCAAAAAGGCTGATGCGATGTACAAGAGGCGTTTGGCATCATGGGGCATAGTTTTCTCGTGCGGTTCGGAACACCGCCATAAACCGCGCGAGCTTGCGAGCGTCGGGCGACCGTAGGGAGAGTATTTAATGGTCTTGTTAGCAATTATTTGAACACAACCCTCGGCTTCAGGCTTTCCTGATACCTGAGCAGGTGAAAGTTCAACGCAATGTCAGGCTCAAAGAGTATCGGCTGACGTTTCAAGAATGCCGCAACATTCTCCTGTTCAATCAAAACTTCGCCAAAGCGATGAGCGGCTTCAGCCAACGCGAGTACGCGAATATCTTCAAGCCACGGGGAGTCCTGTTCGGAGAGTTTTATGCCTTCTAGGTGTGTTTTGGCGTCCTCAAAGGTCGTGGCCGCTCTGGCTCTGATCACGGCAACAGCCATGCGGGTATAACCAGTGGGAAAGTTACCTTCTGGCATTGTGCTAAGACGTTTCTCAATGACTTCAAGAAGGTGCTCGGGCTTGTCATCCCGATAAGCCTTTAGCTCTTCTTGCAGGTAATCAAAATCATAATCATGGCAATTTTCGACGACAAATTTCGTGGCTGATTCAAGCTCTCTCAGTTCGCCGGACAAGATTGCGAAAGCCGCAAAGTAAGCCCACCACCTGCCAAAAAACGGTAAGCCTCGAACATACAAGAAGTGATCGTCTAGGATTTTTAGTTGTTTGTATGCATCAAAGAACGGCCTGATGAACATAAGGCCATCATCATATCGACTCCAAACATAAGCATAACGAGCCTGTGCGAGTGCGTATTCGCGAGGGATATCGGGAAATTTGCAGGAGCGAAAAAGTTCAAAACCTTTTTCAGGATCTTGGGTACGAATGTACTGTTGCCCCAAGGAAAACCTAATCTGCGCAGACTCTGGAAACCTCGCACTGGCTTCTTTAAAGCGCTCTAGTGCCTCAGCATCTCGCCCATCTTGGAACGCTACAATTCCGTAGAGGTGCCACCAAGACTCCTGTTCGGCTTGCGATAGTGACGACTGATTGAACTTCTTTAGTTCACTCTCTAGGTCTTTAATCCGACCTCCTGTCTGTAGGGCATTTGCCAGATCATCAACACGATTGCCTTGGTCCGGTATAGCACCCGCCTGCGTTTTATCGACTTTGTTTTTCTTACGGAATGGGTTCCACATGGCTTTACCTGATTGCTAACATTTGTATAGTGCGCATGCGCATAATCTCACCTCCGACCACTTGGTAAAATCGCTCGCAACACGCTGTTTTTAAATTTGATTTCTACGTTTACAAAAATCATTCTGGTGGAAAGTGCGCATGATTTCTGCCTGTTTTGTTTCGCACACTATTTTTAAAATCCTGAATCTATTCATGTTATTTAAACTATTTCAGAAATAGTGCGCACAGTTTTTAGTCATTTGGGCTACCTATCACCAAAAACTCAGATATGACTGTATAAAACCACTGTACAAGCCATGCTGCACTTTCGGTATCTGACTAATAGGTATCGCTTCACGCTTCTCATTGCATCATTGTGCAAATAGGGGAGATTAGTAGGCATGGCTACCGCACGGGCTGAAGTGGTGTGCTTCGTCCCTGAATGTAGTTTTATCTCCTTGAATCAGCATCTTGGCAGAGGTTGCTGCCATCGGGCAAGCAAAAAGTGGAATCGCTTTTTGTCTTTAGCCAAAGGTCACACATTTGCCGGAGTGGAACACCTTTGAACAAGCACTGACGCACCAGTGACCGTCCGAGCCATGGATGGCGAGGGGAGGCTCCAGGGAAGGATCTACGCCGTGTCACGGGTGTGGCAGTGCGAAAGCGCACCGCAGGTGATTGGTTGCATCGAGAGGTTGATGCAAATGCCAGCATTAAAGATAGCCGCTGTGCCAGCGGCACAAGGTCGTGGGTCTCCAACCCACACCCGGCCAAAAGGGGCTCAACAGCAAGCCCCTCTTGGATCTCCGTGCCGCCCCCTGCCGGAGCCGAAAGCTCCTCGGGTTTATGGGCGAAACGGCCAACGCGACAGACTCGCCTCCATGCTCGACTGTCGCTACCTCGGCGTCCTGCCTCGGTTGTTGCCGTTTCTTGCCCAACACCCTCGGCGGCTCCGAAGGGGGATGTTAGCGGTGCAACAATCCGGCACAGTTACTGCCTCTGAAAATACCTGCAAGTTCTACCAATGCGGGAGTGGAACACCTTTGAACAAGCACTGCCGCACCAGTGACCATCGGCGACATGGACGTCGCCGGTGAGCCTACAGGGAAGTATTTACGGCGTGTCACGGGTGTGGCAGTGCGAAAGCGCACCGCAGGTGATTGGTTGCATCAAGAGGTTGATGCTAATGCCAGCATTAAAGATAGCCGCTGTGCCAGCGGCACAAGGTCGTGGGTCTCCAACCCACACCCGGGCAAGGGGCATTGCTTGTCCGCGAACAACTTCCCCGTTTAACTGCCAGCTCACCATCCATGGTTCGCGCTCATGGCGCTCTTACGAGCTTCGCCCTTGCAACCCCAAGGACACCCCACCGACGCTGACAGCCCCTCGGCCTCCTGAGTTTGGTCAGGCTACAGCTTCGGTATCCAAATCCATCCGTGGACAACAGCCAGCTCGGCATTCATGCCTCGCGCTCATGAGCACGCTTGCCGTGGGCAAGCATTCGCCTTCGCGACGCCATTTTCAGCAACGTCCTCGGCAGCGTCGGAACGGGGAGGGTGTAGTATTCTGGCTTCAGAGTTGCTCTTAAACGAACTGAATGATTCTGTCAGTGGCGGAGTGGAACACCCATTAGCGGCACTGCCGCACTGGTGACCATCGGCGACATGGTCGCTCAATCACATCTGACCGCCCTGGACGGAGGAAATGCCTGTTTTGTCGGGAACAAAACAGGCCAGGTGATTGCGACATTCGACCATCCATGGTCAGCAGATGTCGCCGCTGAGCGTCCATGAACGGCTGATTTGTAAACCAAGAGGCGGCGTGTCACGGGTGTGGCAGCGCGAAAGGTTGCTTATTCGCATCTGACCTCCACGGATGAAGGAAATGCCTGTTTTGTCAGGAACAAAATAGGCCATGCGATCGCGACATCAGTGAATCCATGCACGGTTGAGATGGCTAATCAAATAGTCTGGATATGACTATAAAAAGCTCGATTAGCCAAATTATGTTATCTCGACAATTCGTTTATTTGCAGTAATTCTCTACTACTTTATAATTTGCTACTTCCACTTTTTCATATGTCGCACCAGAACCTTCAACTATTTCAAATAGCTTGACTCCACATGTTTCTTTACCATTAGGCAAGGTCACATAGTCATATAGAGCTTCGTAATTAGTATCTGCTTTTGGTTCAAAAGTTACGATTTTCCTACACCAAGAGTATAGTGCTCCTCCAGAATCAACCTCTCCTGGCGCAAAACCGGATATTCCGATGCCATTAAATTGAAAGGAGAATGGTTTTTCTGCTGGGACATATACCTCATTCTGATGAGAGTCACCAAGCTCATTATCATAGGCGGGCATATTAAGACGACTTAAACTTCTAATTAAATTTGCCTTTACACCCAAGGTAGCAATATAGTTCTCTGGTTTTGATTTCGTCGATATACAATCAGGTGTGTCTGGCACATGTATAAAGTTATTATTGCTAGGCACGGACGCAAGTCGTAATTTGGCACTTGCACCATCAACCATAGGTTGTGAAAATTTATTGGTGGCACATCCTGTAAGCACAGTGGCCACAGCAACCAAAATTATCTTTTTCACTAAATATTCTCCATGTTTTTGTTAAATAGCGCTTTGTTTTGGGATTGGAGCGCAGAGCCATTCCAGCGATGCCAGCTCCTGCTGGCGGAGTAAAATTGAGCAACTGTTGAGGTTTAAAGGTGCATTCCAGAGTCCAAATGAACCGAACAATTGGTCATGATTAAAGCTATCCAAGTCTTGATAATGCGGTTGTTGTTTTAAAATTAAGCATTCTTATTATGGGGCAAGTTATTATTCCGAAGTCTAAGTATCTAAATGGCATGAGCTGAAGGAAAATTGTTGAGAGCAATTCTTAGTTAAGCTCATTAATTAAGCAACGCACTACATGTAACAAGAAAGTTAAGTACATGTTCGGATCGATGTGCTCCATTTACATCTTGGAGCTGAAAAGTGCACATGCATAGTTTTTAAACAAGCTTTTTATAATGGCCTATTACATTAGCAGAATATGTCTATGCACAGGACGAAATGGTGTACTCTTTAGCTTTCGACTTAAATGGTTTATCCCGAATTATTCGCGGAGAATATCATAGTTGGTCGAGCAAAAAAATGATGGGCATCAAAGCTTTTATTTAACTCACTTAAGTATCGGAGTGGAACATCTTTAATTTAGCATTGCCGCACCAGTGACCGTCGGAGCCATGGATGGTGAGGGGAGGCTCCAGGGAAGGATCTACGCCGTGTCACGCGTGTGGCAGTGCGAAAGGTCGCTCATTCGCATCTGACCTCCACGGATGGAGGAAATGCTTGTTTTGTCAGGAACAAAATAGGCCATGCGATCGCGACATTGGTGCATCCATGCACGGCACCCACGGCAGGGGGATAAGCGTGTCGTCAGACTGCGAGATGAACAGTTTCATCTCGCAAGCGTTCCCCGAAGGCCTCTGGCCTCCACGCGGCGATTAACTGCATCGCTCCATCAAGGTTGCAAGATAGCCGCTGTGCCAGCGGCACATGGTCGTGGGTCTCCAACCCACACCCGGGCAAGGGGCTCAACAGCAATAACAACATCCCTGTTTAACGGCCAGCTCGCCAATTCCTGGCTCGCGCTCAGGAGCTTGTCACTGCGTGACCTTCGCCCTCTTGGATCTCCTTGCCGCCCCCGACCGGAGCCGAAAGCCCCTCGGGTTTATGGGCGAAACGGCCAACGCGACAGACTCGCCTCCATGCTCGACTGCCGCTACCTCGGCGTCCTGCCTCGGTTGTTGCCGTTTCTTGCCCAACATCCTCGGCGGCTCCGAAGGGGGATGTTAGCGGTGCAACAATCCGGCACAGTTACTGCCTCTGAAAATACCTGCAAGTTCTACCAATGCAGGAGTGGAACACCTTTGAACAAGCACTGCCGCACCAGTGACAGTCCGAGCCATGGATGGCGAGGGGAGGCTCCAGGGAAGGATCTACGCCGTGTCACGGGTGTGGCAGTGCGAAAGCCCACGGCAAGTGATTAATAGCATCTGATGCCTGATGATGCCGGGCTGGCAAGAGATAGCCGCTGTGCCAGCGGCAGAAAGTCGTGGATGACATACCTGCTGCGCTGGCTAACATGGCGAATAGGGCGATTAGCCCAAACCTTTCATAGCCGATTTGAGCTGGATCAGCTCAATCTTGTACCCGTCTGGGTCTTCGACGAAGGCAATTTCCGTGGTGCCGCCGGCCACGGGACCCGGTGCCCGGGTGATCTTGCCGCCGGCGGCGGCAATGGCGTCGCAGCGAGCGTAGATGTCTTCCGTGCCTATGGCAATATGGCCAAAGCCGGTGCCGAGATCGTAGCTGTCCACGTCCCAGTTGTAGGTCAGCTCAATCACGGCGTTGCCCTGGGCTTCTTCACCGTAGCCGACAAAGGCGAGGCTGTATTTGTATTGGGGGTTTTCCGAGGTGCGCAGCAGTTTCATACCCAGTACCTGGGTGTAGAAGGCAATGGAGCGTTCCAGGTTTCCGACACGGATCATGGTATGCAGCAGTTGAGACATGGAATAGTTTCCTTTGAATTCTTCGGGTTGGCCAGTATAGCAGAGTCAAAATGCCTCTGTGGCGAGTGAAAGGAGACGCCGTACGTTGAAAGGGGAGTTTTTAATCGGCGCAGCGTCACAGTTTTTGACACTGCCACTGGCGGCTAATGTCCACAAGGCCAATAATGGCATCAGTTCCCTGAAGGAGACGGCCATGAATATTGAACTCAGAATGACTATTGGCAGCCTTGCCGTACTTGCGCTGTTTTTCGCGGCTTTCGCCTCAGCCTTTGCCTGAGTTGTCTGACTAACAAACAGGAAAAAGCCGCTCATTGAGCGGCTTCTTTTTTTGCGCATTTTTTGACAAAGAAAACGGCAAAGAAAAAGGCGAGGCATTATTCCTCAGGGTAAACCTTGTCCTTGAATTCACACAGATCTTCTATGATACAACTGCCGCAGCGGGGTTTGCGCGCCAGGCAGGTGTAGCGGCCGTGCAGAATAAACCAGTGATGCACATCCACCTTGAATTCCGCCGGTACCACCTTGAGCATTCGCTGTTCCACTTCCACCACGTTTTTACCCGGGGCAAATTTGGTGCGATTGGCCATGCGGAAGATATGGGTGTCGACGGCAATAGTCGGCCAACCAAAGGCGGTGTTGAGCACCACGTTGGCGGTTTTGCGGCCCACGCCGGGCAGGGCTTCCAGCGCTTCCCTGTCTTCGGGAACTTCGCCGCCATGTTTATCCAGCAGAATTTGCGACAGGGCCACCACATTGATGGCCTTGTTGTTAAACAGGCCTATGGTCTTGATGTATTCCTTGAGCCCTTCAACACCGAGCGCCACCATGGCCGCCGGGGTATTGGCCACGGGAAACAGCTTGTCGGTGGCCTTGTTGACGCTGACGTCCGTGGCCTGGGCCGAGAGGGTTACGGCCACCAGCAACTCGTAGGGGCTGGAAAAGTTGAGCTCGGTTTCCGGCTTGGGATTGTTGGCCCGCAGGCGGGTCAGAATTTCAATGCGTTTTTGCTGGTTCATCTGTTTGCCGTTCTATTTGCCGTTATATCTAGCTGACCTTGGTGATCCTGGCCCGGGTAATGGTGGCGGCTTCGGCTGGCTTGGGGCGACGGGCCTGCAAGCGGGCATCAATCAGATTCTTGGCGGCGATCAGCAGCCCCATGGCGATAAAGGCGCCCGGTGGCAACATGGCCAGCAGAAAACTGTTATCCGTTTGCCACAGCTCGATGCGCAATGACAGGGCCCAGTCGCCGAGCAACTGATCGGCGCCGGCAAACAGTGTGCCCTGGCCGAGGATCTCACGACTGGCGCCAAGCACCACCAAAACGGCGGTAAAGCCCAGCCCCATCATCAAACCGTCAAAGGCGGCGTGGAGTACCGAATTGCGCGAGGCAAAGGCTTCGGCGCGGCCTATGATGACGCAGTTGGTTACAATCAGCGGCAGGAATATCCCCAAAGACAGATACAGGCCGTAGGCATAAGCATTGACCAGCAGCTGTACCGAGGTCACCAGGGCGGCGATGATCATCACGAACACCGGAATGCGGATTTCTTTGGGCACATAGTCACGCACCAGAGACACCAGCACGTTTGAACCCACCAACACGGCCAGGGTGGCCAGTCCCAGTCCCAGGGCATTGGTCAGGGTGGCTGTCACCGCCAGCAGCGGGCACAAGCCCAGCAGCTGCACCAGACCTGGGTTGTTTTTCCACAACCCCTGCCAGGCGATATCGCGCAGATTACTCATGACCTTTCTCCTCGTCACAGTGCAGTGCCTGGCGGAACAGGGACTCTCTGTTGGTCTCAAGCCAGGCCAGGGTAGTGCGGGTGGCCTTCAGATAGGCCCTGGGGGTAATGGTGGCGCCGGTGAACTGATCAAATTCACCACCGTCCTTTTTCACCTGCCAGTTTTCATCTTCTTCCTGACTGTAGGGTTTGCCGGTAAAGGCCAGCACCCAGGGGGACTTGGTCAGTTCAATTTTGTCACCCAATCCGGGGGTTTCCTGATGGCTCAGGGTACGGATCCCCAGCACCTTACCTTGCATGTCGACGCCGATAATCAAGCGTATCGCGCCGTTGTAGCCGTCGGGGGCCTGGGTTTCTATCGCCAGGGCGACGGGCTTGCCATCGCGGGTGGCCAGATACGCGGGCAGGGCATCGTCGGTGCCAAACACGGCCGGATCGTGCACCAGGGTGCAATGCTCACTGAGTTCATTGTCATGAATATCGTCCGGCACTATCTGGTGCAGGATCTTCTGGAGTTGCAGTTGTTCCTGGGCCTTGATCTTATCTTTGGTCTGGCTGTTGACCACAGCCACCAGTGCGGTACAGATCAGCGCAAACAAGGCCAGCAGCAGGCCATTTTTCAACATGGTGCGGCTCATGGTTTAGTTCCTCAAATCCCGGCCCTGTGACCATAGGTCCTGGGTCTGACGTAGTAATCGATAAAAGGTGCGCACAGGTTGGCCAGCAGTACGGCGAAGGCGACACCGTCGGGATAACCGCCGAAGGTGCGAATAAGGTAAACCAGAATACCTATCAGGGCGCCGAAGATAAGCCTGCCCCTGGGGCTGGTCGCGGCGGTGACGGGATCGGTAGCGATAAAAAACGCCGCCAGCATGGTGGCGCCGCTGAAAAGATGCAGTGCCGGGCTGGCATGGGTGTCGGGAGACACGGCAAAACCAAACAGGGAGCAGATAAACAGGGCGCCGAGCAGACCGCCGCTGATGTGCCAGCGTATGGTTTTCAGGTACAAGAGCACCAGGCCACCGGCGAGATAGGCCAGGTTAACCCAGAACCAGCCTTCACCCGTGCTGCCGCTGAATACCGGCTTGGCCAGACTCTCAGTGGTG is part of the Shewanella cyperi genome and encodes:
- a CDS encoding TonB-dependent receptor plug domain-containing protein is translated as MFTKNRIAQSVKLAVMASLSVGATAAMAEEAAGAKVERIAVTGSRIQRQDMETASPVTVISAESIRAEGYTSVDQMLQTQTSMAGAAVGSTTNNGSDGVAQVDLRGMGAQRTLVLLNGRRMVNSGSGADSAVDLNSIPVAMIARVEILKDGASAVYGSDAIAGVVNIITKKDFDGFQFDLNGSGTDKGDGETGELSALYGFNTENGGNYTFGAAYSERRGVIQADRSWTEAGYSSYIPTGTLGGKVRDADGNWVKRTTGYDFTQDSWYQTPSKRYSLFANMVQELSDDLVLNGDVLYTKRKSDQQMAPQPASVMLDVCGQEGVDADRCVTLDQAMLDGGIAADETGRVEYKRRTNDVGPRVYNQDTDTLRASVALQGTLDAGTGMTWDLSYTYGKNKADTWVENSINAVNTANAVYANQDAFFSGAPLTQDIINQIGYLEETNGGNEQNIVSGVLSGELFDLDAGAVGFAIGAEYRRDSGYYNPDPVIVRGEGTAAQQDPTKGAYDVISIYEEVSVPFSDKLTGEFALRFDDYSTFGKATTWKVGLTYVANDQLMLRTVAATGFRAPNVSELFGGNTQSFDYLEDPWGNEQDAQIKVNYTSDANIQPEESESYTAGLVYSPEFIDGMSMTLDYWRFKVSNAITRLDAQQGLNDCHAGDAAACELFMITADGNLESFTNPLTNVGTQDTSGIDFNLSYNFEALGLDWHINNDLTYLLNFEQDGNDYTNTIDGNFGGYARVRNNLSLKAGAEDWDLMYYNRFIGEMDYLGDGSAVDSVLYHNIVASYHLNDGLSMSVGVKNFTDVKPSYVENGSDGGTVPEVYDTIGRQIYGSVTYKF
- a CDS encoding tetratricopeptide repeat protein, whose translation is MWNPFRKKNKVDKTQAGAIPDQGNRVDDLANALQTGGRIKDLESELKKFNQSSLSQAEQESWWHLYGIVAFQDGRDAEALERFKEASARFPESAQIRFSLGQQYIRTQDPEKGFELFRSCKFPDIPREYALAQARYAYVWSRYDDGLMFIRPFFDAYKQLKILDDHFLYVRGLPFFGRWWAYFAAFAILSGELRELESATKFVVENCHDYDFDYLQEELKAYRDDKPEHLLEVIEKRLSTMPEGNFPTGYTRMAVAVIRARAATTFEDAKTHLEGIKLSEQDSPWLEDIRVLALAEAAHRFGEVLIEQENVAAFLKRQPILFEPDIALNFHLLRYQESLKPRVVFK
- the gloA gene encoding lactoylglutathione lyase; amino-acid sequence: MSQLLHTMIRVGNLERSIAFYTQVLGMKLLRTSENPQYKYSLAFVGYGEEAQGNAVIELTYNWDVDSYDLGTGFGHIAIGTEDIYARCDAIAAAGGKITRAPGPVAGGTTEIAFVEDPDGYKIELIQLKSAMKGLG
- the nth gene encoding endonuclease III, yielding MNQQKRIEILTRLRANNPKPETELNFSSPYELLVAVTLSAQATDVSVNKATDKLFPVANTPAAMVALGVEGLKEYIKTIGLFNNKAINVVALSQILLDKHGGEVPEDREALEALPGVGRKTANVVLNTAFGWPTIAVDTHIFRMANRTKFAPGKNVVEVEQRMLKVVPAEFKVDVHHWFILHGRYTCLARKPRCGSCIIEDLCEFKDKVYPEE
- a CDS encoding electron transport complex subunit E; this translates as MSNLRDIAWQGLWKNNPGLVQLLGLCPLLAVTATLTNALGLGLATLAVLVGSNVLVSLVRDYVPKEIRIPVFVMIIAALVTSVQLLVNAYAYGLYLSLGIFLPLIVTNCVIIGRAEAFASRNSVLHAAFDGLMMGLGFTAVLVVLGASREILGQGTLFAGADQLLGDWALSLRIELWQTDNSFLLAMLPPGAFIAMGLLIAAKNLIDARLQARRPKPAEAATITRARITKVS
- the rsxG gene encoding electron transport complex subunit RsxG; the encoded protein is MSRTMLKNGLLLALFALICTALVAVVNSQTKDKIKAQEQLQLQKILHQIVPDDIHDNELSEHCTLVHDPAVFGTDDALPAYLATRDGKPVALAIETQAPDGYNGAIRLIIGVDMQGKVLGIRTLSHQETPGLGDKIELTKSPWVLAFTGKPYSQEEDENWQVKKDGGEFDQFTGATITPRAYLKATRTTLAWLETNRESLFRQALHCDEEKGHE